From the Oleiharenicola lentus genome, one window contains:
- a CDS encoding ABC transporter permease — translation MHPGTAPAIAISDHTRPGWKAWALLAPMVLWLVLFVVVPGLILLVYSFCERDEIGGVVFTFTWENYERVFDPVYLRIFGRSVWYAALTTAICAVVGYPVAYYIARVPESLRNRLLLLVMVPFWTSFLIRTFAWITILKQEGLLNSLVKAMGASIGPFDLLYTPTAVVIGLVYAYLPFMILPIYGSAEKLDNSLIEAAYDLGASPVRAFSSVIVPLTMPGIAAGTLLVFVPAIGMFAITDLMGGAKVPMIGNVIQNQFLLARNWPFGAALGVVFMLMFIVTYVILQRRGTPKEA, via the coding sequence ATGCACCCCGGCACCGCCCCCGCCATCGCAATCTCCGACCACACCCGCCCTGGGTGGAAGGCGTGGGCGTTGCTCGCTCCGATGGTGCTGTGGCTGGTCCTGTTCGTCGTCGTGCCGGGACTGATCCTGCTGGTTTACAGCTTCTGCGAGCGCGACGAAATCGGCGGGGTGGTGTTCACGTTCACCTGGGAAAACTACGAACGCGTTTTCGACCCGGTCTATCTGCGCATCTTTGGCCGTTCGGTTTGGTATGCTGCGCTGACCACTGCCATTTGCGCGGTCGTGGGCTACCCGGTGGCCTACTACATCGCCCGCGTGCCGGAGTCGCTGCGCAACCGGCTCCTGCTGCTCGTGATGGTGCCGTTCTGGACCAGCTTCCTCATCCGCACCTTCGCGTGGATCACCATCCTCAAGCAGGAGGGGCTGCTCAACAGTCTCGTGAAGGCGATGGGCGCGAGCATCGGGCCGTTCGATCTGCTCTACACGCCGACCGCCGTCGTCATCGGCCTCGTCTATGCCTACCTGCCGTTCATGATCCTGCCGATCTACGGCAGTGCCGAGAAGCTCGACAACTCGCTCATCGAGGCCGCCTACGACCTCGGGGCCAGTCCGGTGCGCGCGTTCTCCTCGGTGATCGTGCCGCTCACCATGCCGGGCATCGCGGCGGGCACGCTGCTGGTGTTCGTGCCGGCCATCGGCATGTTTGCGATCACCGACTTGATGGGTGGGGCCAAGGTGCCCATGATCGGCAACGTGATCCAGAACCAGTTCCTGCTCGCCCGCAACTGGCCCTTCGGGGCCGCGCTCGGCGTCGTTTTCATGCTCATGTTCATCGTCACCTACGTGATTCTCCAACGCCGCGGAACGCCGAAGGAAGCCTGA
- a CDS encoding ABC transporter ATP-binding protein, giving the protein MIELRGVTKRFGGFTAVNDVSLTVKAGEFLTLLGPSGCGKTTLLRLLAGFEMPDEGLVLLDGEDVSHVPPYRRSVNQVFQSYALFPHLTVRENVGFGLRMQQVPTAEAADRIVEALRMVSLVEQADKYPHQMSGGQRQRVALARAIVPRPKVLLLDEPLSALDAKLRHGMQLELKRLQRKLGMTFVFVTHDQEEALTMSDRIAVINKGRIEQLGNASEIYHRPRTAFAADFIGQANLLESTVISRNGTTARIRLATGLELVIARAELPDTATSALVSIRPEKIHISRTPVTAENVFPARIDEEIFQGATDSLQLVTDQGTRLHALVANESATQEAFHEGDKVYCNLHLDDLVIVQAE; this is encoded by the coding sequence ATGATCGAGCTCCGCGGCGTCACCAAGCGCTTTGGCGGCTTCACCGCGGTCAACGACGTCAGCCTCACCGTGAAGGCCGGCGAATTTCTCACCCTGCTCGGGCCCTCCGGCTGCGGCAAGACCACGCTCCTGCGCCTGCTCGCGGGTTTCGAGATGCCCGACGAGGGCCTGGTGCTGCTCGACGGCGAGGATGTCTCCCACGTGCCGCCCTACCGGCGCAGCGTGAACCAGGTGTTCCAGAGCTACGCGCTGTTCCCGCACCTGACCGTCCGCGAGAACGTCGGCTTCGGCCTGCGCATGCAGCAGGTGCCGACCGCCGAGGCCGCCGACCGCATCGTCGAGGCCCTGCGCATGGTCTCGCTCGTGGAGCAGGCTGACAAGTATCCGCACCAGATGTCCGGCGGTCAGCGCCAGCGCGTGGCCCTCGCGCGCGCCATCGTGCCGCGACCCAAGGTCCTCCTGCTCGATGAGCCGCTGTCCGCCCTCGATGCCAAGCTCCGCCACGGCATGCAGCTCGAGCTGAAGCGCCTCCAGCGCAAGCTCGGCATGACCTTTGTGTTCGTCACGCACGACCAGGAGGAGGCGCTCACGATGTCGGACCGCATTGCCGTCATCAACAAGGGCCGCATCGAGCAGCTGGGCAACGCCAGCGAGATCTACCACCGCCCGCGCACAGCCTTCGCCGCCGATTTCATCGGGCAGGCGAATCTGCTCGAATCCACGGTGATCAGCCGCAACGGGACCACCGCCAGGATCCGTCTTGCCACCGGACTCGAGCTGGTGATCGCCCGGGCCGAGTTGCCCGACACCGCCACGTCCGCCCTGGTCTCGATCCGCCCCGAAAAGATCCACATCAGCCGGACGCCGGTCACGGCGGAAAACGTTTTCCCGGCCCGCATTGACGAGGAAATTTTCCAGGGCGCCACCGACTCGCTGCAGCTCGTGACCGACCAGGGCACGCGCCTGCACGCCCTTGTGGCCAACGAGAGCGCCACCCAGGAGGCCTTCCACGAGGGCGACAAGGTCTATTGCAACCTGCATCTCGACGACCTCGTGATCGTGCAGGCGGAGTAG
- a CDS encoding AAA family ATPase: MIAAVQFRNFKALRSTGVKLAPFNLVLGPNGSGKTSLIQALLRLRSLAALPPAAEPPAANGGPRIDFAFAAPYQDIGVSLGCNPDEMVCNVLSVSHPPGPAGAAHWEDLRTKIRSIRAYLFDHYAMAVPAKLSDSAELASNGGNLAVVLATWREKQPEAFAALQAEFLRLMPEFGALEVRTGPGGTVELGTRLKTNGHNFITADNLSQGTLYLLALLVLAFTPAPPAVVCIEEADRGMHPRSLREVRDTLYRLSYPQDLGMTRTPVQVITTTHSPYLLDQFREQPQEVILASKQGQAATFERLSDRADILELMKEAHLGDLWYTGILGGVPGE; this comes from the coding sequence ATGATCGCCGCCGTCCAGTTCCGGAACTTCAAGGCCCTGCGGTCCACGGGCGTGAAACTTGCGCCGTTCAACCTCGTGCTCGGACCCAACGGCAGCGGCAAGACCAGCCTCATCCAGGCGCTGCTGCGGTTGCGCTCGCTGGCGGCGCTGCCCCCGGCCGCGGAGCCGCCCGCCGCGAACGGCGGACCCCGCATCGATTTCGCGTTCGCGGCGCCTTATCAGGACATCGGCGTGTCGCTGGGTTGTAATCCCGACGAGATGGTCTGCAATGTTCTCTCCGTGAGCCACCCGCCTGGTCCGGCCGGCGCGGCGCATTGGGAGGATTTGCGCACCAAAATCCGCTCCATCCGTGCCTATCTGTTCGACCACTACGCCATGGCGGTGCCGGCGAAATTGTCCGACAGCGCTGAGCTGGCCTCGAACGGCGGCAACCTTGCCGTGGTCCTGGCCACATGGCGGGAAAAACAGCCCGAGGCGTTCGCCGCGCTGCAGGCGGAGTTTCTCCGGCTGATGCCGGAGTTCGGTGCGCTGGAGGTCCGAACCGGTCCCGGCGGTACCGTCGAGCTGGGCACGCGGCTCAAGACGAACGGCCACAATTTCATCACCGCCGACAACCTCTCCCAGGGCACGCTCTACCTGCTCGCGCTGCTGGTGCTGGCCTTCACTCCTGCGCCCCCCGCCGTGGTTTGCATTGAAGAGGCTGACCGCGGCATGCATCCGCGCTCGCTGCGCGAGGTGCGCGACACGCTTTATCGGCTCAGCTACCCGCAGGATCTCGGCATGACGCGCACGCCGGTGCAGGTGATCACGACCACGCATTCGCCCTACCTGCTCGACCAGTTCCGCGAGCAGCCGCAGGAGGTCATCCTCGCCAGCAAACAGGGCCAGGCGGCTACCTTTGAGCGGTTGTCCGACCGGGCCGACATCCTGGAATTGATGAAGGAAGCGCACCTCGGCGACCTCTGGTATACCGGCATCCTCGGCGGCGTGCCGGGAGAGTGA